AGCCACAGACCTCAGTGTGCAGCTGCCTGGCATCCTGCCTGACAGGTGCCCCCTAAGCCTTGGTCCATCATCATGTCCCCACCCCCAGGTAGCTCTGGCTGAGGCCAGTGGAGAGCTCACTGTGCCTTGTTCCAATGCCCTCCCAGGCTGTGCAGCTAGTCAATCAGAGGCTGCTGGAGCGTGACCCAGAGGAACGAGGCCTCCTAGACGTCATGGTTCTCTCCAACAACAGCCCGGAGGCTGGCCGCAGGATCGTCCATTGCGCCAGGCAAGCAGGTGAGGGAGAAGCCAAGGAGGGACAGGCCAAAGGAGGCTTCCCTGAGCTCTACCAGCCATCTCCTTGCTGGGATGCCCAGGAggaccttttctcttcttcccaaacCCTCCTTTGCTGGAGCACCAACCCAAAGACCGCCCCACCCCAAGGTCAGTCCTCCTTCTCCAAGAGCTCCAGGCCCAGATAAATCTGAAGAGGCTTCTCCTAGCCTAGGTCTCTTCCCCCAACATCACTACTGGCCTTCAGCTGCCTCAGGCCCCCCATTGTGGAGATATGGGGGAGCCATTGCTGTCCTGCCCAGACTCTGAACAGAAGCCCCAGAATGACAGAATTTGGTGGACAGGGCCTCATCTTCTGAGCTGGGCCTTTAGCAAATTGGAACCCCCCCAACCACTCCACTCCGGGAGCCCTCTAGCCCTCCTTGCTAAGCTGGGCAGTGGGAGAGTGGAAGGGCAGCTGGGGCCAGCGGGTCTCCAAGGCTAGGCcagtcagtcaccaagcatttattaagcagtgacCAGGGACTGGACGCTGGACAGCCCCTGGGGATAGGGAGCAAGGCCACAGGGCTCCTACCCACAGAGAACCCTCTGTAGGTTGAGCCCTAGAAGAACCTCAGAGTGAGTTCTTGTGTCCTGGACCCCATTGCCTGGCAGGCTGATGATGCCTAAGGACCCCTCCCAAAAGAATGTTCCAAGTCCTTtgaatcccaaagagaccaaCTCCATGGAAACAACTAGAATTGGTCCCTTGTCTTATGGGGAAAACTGCCAGATGAGGGCTCCTGCCCAAGTGGCATCTGACTGAGTCCTTCCTGAAGGAGGCTGGGAATTCTCTGAGGGGCAGAGGGAAAGGGatggcattccaggcaggggggaCTGCCAGGGCAAAGGTCTTGAGACCAGAAATGCTTATGGACAGCTCTGGTTGTTATGAAAATTTTCTTGACGTTCAGCTTAAATCTTGGCAACTGCCTCCCCAATTCCCCTTCTTTCTGTCCCTTGGTGTCCAGTGGCCCCCAAATGACCTTCTTGTGTCCTTAGGCTCAGACCccatcttcaatttcctcacaacagccttgtgagccCCTGGGCAAGCATCACCAGGCTCATGTTGTAGATGACAAAACCGAgaccctcccccaacccccaaagtCCTCCAGCCAGAATTGGTAGAGCTGGGACTGACATGTGCCTCAGCCCGTCTTCCTTAGTGACTCTTGGAGAGTGACCAAGTTCTCTGCAATGGGGCAGGAATCAGAGAATCCAGGGGGTGCCCCGGGGCCAAGGTGGCCCAAGCCCACTTCAGTCAGTTAATTGAGGTCCGAGGTCCCATGCTGCCTCAGTGGGACCGGGGCAGCCAAGGATGGGAAGGTCAGGACACAGGAAGGAGGCTAAAATCTAAACCTTGTTGAGACGACTGGCCTTTGGTCTAAGTTTTCCAGCCATTAAAAATTGTCAACATAAATGGACTGTCTGGGGGAAGGCCAGCATGATCCTCCCCCCttatttacagaggaggaaactgagtcctagagatggagggcttgcccagagtcagtcaCACCTTGACAGTGGAGTCCGTGATGACCCCCTGGCGGGCCAGACCCTAGACTCCTGGCTGGACTAGGATCATCTGCCTTGGCTGGGTGGGGGCCTACTGGCTCTCAGAAAAGGGCTCCTCAGacacccctcctctccccccaggcCTGGAGATCTCCAAATTCTGCTTTGTCAGTGATAAGGACTCCACCAAGTACCTCAGGGACCACAATGTGAGGCTGTTTCTGTCGGCAGACAAGACGGACGTCTGCAATGCTCTGAGGAGGGGTGAGCCTCCCTGGTCCCTCCCAgatcctccctccatccctggcATTCCCTGAGTGCTCCATCCTAAAGGGGGGCTCcctgaaggagaggagggaaatctGCACATGCAAAGGGTCTCCTCCATCTCAGGAGGGACTTGAGAGATCCTCTCatttactatcttcattttacagatggggaaactgatagAGGGCTGTGAGGTGGAGCAACCCTTGTTCCAGGTCACACAAACAGGTCACAGAGCCTGGACttgaactccaaatccagggctctttccagaagcatttattaaggatctactaaGTGCTGGCaatgcaaatacaagcaaataaAGAAGACCCACCCTCTAAGGGGGGGTGACCCAAAGGGGTGTGCGGCCAAggggggctggagggagggaaCCCTGCTGTGGAGCCTCTGCCCCTGCCCTGCCTAGGCTTAGAGGCCCCCACTGGACGGAGGCCCCTCAGACTGTCATGacaaggagaatgaagagaggGAGCTTTTCTAGACCTCTGGGGTTTTTGAAGCACTTTACCAAGGATGCCCACACTGAGGGAGGTGccattcttatccccattttacagcggAGGATactgaggaaggcagaggggacttgacttgcccaagctcacccAGCTCCTTTGTGTCAGAGGcatgattcaaacccagacctCCCCACCTTTCAGGAAAAGGGGGCCTGGTGGGCAGGAAAGGCCAGggtgaatcctgcctctgaccctgCCTCCCAGGGGGGCCTCTTGTCCACAGGCTCAGGCTTTCCAACTCCAGCCATCCCTGATCAGGGACAAGTCCCTGCCCCTGCCTGAGGAAGGCCACTGGTTGGAGCCTTCCTACCAACCCTGAGGTTCACTGGTCTGGCTCCAGCTTGTGGTCTGTGGACACAGCCTTCAAGGTCCCCTTTtctgagggaggaaaagaaggagagagaaacaacACTGCTGATTCCTGGCCCTGGCCTGACAGTGCTAGGTGAATGCCAGGCAGGCAGGCAATCAGCTGGCATTGAtaaaccacctactatgtgccatacattGTGCCAAGGACTGGGaatacagaaaaggcaaaagccAGGCTCCAGCCTCAGGGAGCTTCCAGTCCAAAGTTACCAACAAGCTCCAGACAGAGAAGTCGGGGGGAGTCAGTGGAGAACAAGCTTTGGGGGGAGCATCTTGGAAAAGGTGGGATTCCAGCTGGGATCTGAAGCTGGGGAACAACGGGGAGACGACCAaatccattgtacagatgaggaaactgaggctatggaGGTcaagacttgtccagggtcccccAGCAAGTAAGTGTGGAAGTCTCAAGGGATGGGGAAGTGAGTTCTGTGCCCCAAATGGGGGCCTTTGGGAAGATATTGAGGAGCAAACTGCTGGAGCTGCCTGCAAGGTGTGGGCTGTGCATGCGCCAGCTGGGACAGGGCAGGATTTTGGGCTGTCCAACAGCACCATCTTATGGCTATCACGTGTCAGTGCAGCCTTGGGTGAGCATTCACGTCAGGCAGGCCTGGAGTGGGGCTGGCCTGCAGGCATCTGCCCCGCCCATCCCAGTCCCACTCTACAGCCCTGCCCAGAGTGGGGCCTCCCACCCCCCAAGACCTGAACCGTACTAATCATGGTTAGCATTTAGATTCAGCGCTGGAAGGTTTTTAAAGACCTGGACACATGTTGACTTATGCGAGTCCTTCGCAGATGTCTCCCCTAAGACGGGGGATGCTAGTGGAGGGGCAGCGACAGCCGCTAGGGGCGCCACagggcacagagtgctggacctagaatcaggaagatctgagttcaaatccagtcttagacacttactggctgtgagatcctgggcaagccacgtcaccctgtctgcctcatctgtaaaatgggcctcGTAATCCACCTACCggtcagggttattgtgagcatcAGATGAGACCCCATATGTCAAGTGCTCTGAAGACCTTCAAGCAGTCTATCAATGGCAGCTCTCATTATTCCATGCCCACCATGTCTCGGTTTGCCAGGGGTGCCAGCTGCCCTCATCTTCCAGCAGGAGGTCCAGGCCCCCAGCACTCAGCTTCGCTTGGCCTTTGATGGTGATGCCGTGCTCTTCTCCGACGAGACAGACCGTGTGTTCCAGGAGCAGGGGCTGCAGGGGGCCTTGCAGTACGAGAAAACATTTGAGGATGTGCCCATTGGTGACGTAGGTGGCAGTCCTGACCCAAGTCCCCAGCCCATGCATATATGAAGTCTCCCCAGGTCCGGGGTGAAATTCACCCTGCTGGCAAGGGGACCAGGCCAGGGAGGTTGGGTCCTGaggccccccacccccagagtCCTCACTCCCTCACTCCCCTCTGTCCAGAAAGGCCGGTACAGTGTGCTGTGCAAGGATATGAAGATCTctgtccctttctgtctctgtctctctctgaccgCAGGGGCCCATAAAAGCCTTCGCCATGCAGCTGGGACGAATCCGAGAGAAGTTTGGTGAGGACGAGTCTCCAGTGCGCACATACCTGGTGACGGCTCGCAGCGAGGGTGACATGAGTCTCCGGGCTCTGAACACCCTGCGGGCCTGGGGGCTGCACCTCGATGAGATCTTCTTCATGGATGGGGCCCCCAAGTGGCCCACCCTGGCCCAGATCCGCCCACACATCTTCTTTGATGATTCCCCAAACCACATCCAGGGGGCCAAGGAGGCTGGCATCCCCTCTGCCCTGGTGCCCCGTGGCTGCTGAGGGACCTGCTCAGCATCCTCCCTGCCGGCTCTCTTTCCCTccgtttctgtctctttcctccctcAGTTACATTGTCCATGCCCCTGCCTATAGGCAGGACCAGGCCTTCCCTGGTTCCACCCTTCATCCCCCAGGGCTGCCCTCACTCCCCTCTGCTGTGTGTACAGAAAGCCCCAACCTGGAGGGGAGCCAAGAACTGTGCCATGGAACAGAACACACCATCCATCCAAGGCCCTGGGCCTGAGCAAGGGGTGGGAGAGAAGCTTTTATCAGTGTCacctgtgtgctaggcattgtgctcaCTGCCTACAGGTATTACCTCAACCTGGACAAGTAGGTGCTATTAGGATTtttcttacagttgaggaaactgaggtagacagtgaTGATGGGaccacccagggtcacacagccaagaagtttctgaggctggtgttaagctcaggtcttcctgaccccttgCCCACTGAGCTGGCTCTAAGGAAGCACTGGCCAAGCCCTTCCTCGGAGGGCCACCCAGAAGCCCCTTCTCCTGTCTGGACTTCAGAGACCCTTCTGTAAAGGAAGCAGCTTTTCTAGTCAACATGCTCTTCCTTCCCTCAGATGGTGAAAGAGGCCACAGAAGGGACACGCCGGGCCCAAGCGATGGGCAAGGTCACCCTTTATCACCTTCCCAGGATGAGGCTGGGAAATGGCTCCTTTAAAAGCCCTCCTCCTCTCTGGTCCTCCACCACAGAATAAAGGACTACCGGCGGCCTGAGAGGCTGGAGACTCAGCAATCCCTTTTGtctgagaagggaggggaggggaggggaggggaggggagggagccgTCAGTAGGTAGGTGGAGGTGCTGAGCCTGGATGCTGAACCAGAACCACTCACACAGCTGTCCTAGAGTCTGAGACGAGGCAGAAATAAGGCCCTGGTGGTACCCCTTCCCTGGCAAGAGGTGGGTAGAGAGGACATCATCAGGGGAATATGAGAATGGCCGTGCCCAGGGCTGCAAGGAGCAAATGTACCAGCAAGTTCTTGCCCATTCCCCATCCCGTCTCCAGCCACCACCGGAGTCCTCCCCAGGG
The DNA window shown above is from Notamacropus eugenii isolate mMacEug1 chromosome 2, mMacEug1.pri_v2, whole genome shotgun sequence and carries:
- the LOC140524751 gene encoding cytosolic 5'-nucleotidase 1A-like isoform X2, with amino-acid sequence MAQSGTIVLNPDVVQKDPKEALVIAVTARAIFDLEVEHQLFLTQGTEEYIKHQTARTKEPLPPGTAFPFIQAVQLVNQRLLERDPEERGLLDVMVLSNNSPEAGRRIVHCARQAGVPAALIFQQEVQAPSTQLRLAFDGDAVLFSDETDRVFQEQGLQGALQYEKTFEDVPIGDGPIKAFAMQLGRIREKFGEDESPVRTYLVTARSEGDMSLRALNTLRAWGLHLDEIFFMDGAPKWPTLAQIRPHIFFDDSPNHIQGAKEAGIPSALVPRGC
- the LOC140524751 gene encoding cytosolic 5'-nucleotidase 1A-like isoform X1, whose amino-acid sequence is MAQSGTIVLNPDVVQKDPKEALVIAVTARAIFDLEVEHQLFLTQGTEEYIKHQTARTKEPLPPGTAFPFIQAVQLVNQRLLERDPEERGLLDVMVLSNNSPEAGRRIVHCARQAGLEISKFCFVSDKDSTKYLRDHNVRLFLSADKTDVCNALRRGVPAALIFQQEVQAPSTQLRLAFDGDAVLFSDETDRVFQEQGLQGALQYEKTFEDVPIGDGPIKAFAMQLGRIREKFGEDESPVRTYLVTARSEGDMSLRALNTLRAWGLHLDEIFFMDGAPKWPTLAQIRPHIFFDDSPNHIQGAKEAGIPSALVPRGC